CGACCCAACTTCAAGGCGTTGTTGTTGAGTGAATCAATGGAAGAACCACCTGAGTCAGACAGAGAACTCGAACCCATTTCCATGAGTGACTCAGTGGTGCTCTTTCATGGGTTTTATCTTCTTTATGTTATCTCAAAACTGTAAACAGAAACACACACTCTTTACCCAATTTCAGAAAAGGGTAGCTAAAAATGGGGATTCTTTTGTTTTTTCCTATAAAACAAAAGCATAATGAGAATAGAAATATGGGTAATTGCATTTATAGTTACCTAattattagtaattatttttatcacttaattataaaaattacaaaatcatCATTAactatttagttttattttttttatcgcCACCTGGCTAATTGTGACAACTTTTATAATAACTTTAACtttcaatatttataaattatgtcaattcagtattgattctaaaaaaaattaacctttaaaatttaagCATTGTGCAAtctgtttttttttcttattttactttttctttttttgtgtgtGATATTGAGGTTTAATTTTAAAAGaacgaaaaaaaatgaaaattgttATCCTGAATTTTTCggtgtttttattttttgtatacTTTCATTCAAATTTAGctactaaatttgttattttagctTTTTAAGTGAAAAGGAtcacaaataaaaacaaaattacaaaaaaattaaatagcaTAATGCGTAAATGTAAAAggttaattttttttagaatcaagactaaattgacaaaatatataaatattaagggtTAAAGTTGCTATTATACCAATTTAAATAGATACCATCGTTAGCCCGCTCGGAACTAAATAGAgctaaaattgaataattaaatgatcattttgtaactttttatagttGAATGGCtaaaaaaatactaataattaagggattaatttgtaactTTTATTAATTAGATGATAAAATTTCTAATAAGAATTATgtgaatttcaaaaaaaaaaagagagagagaaggagagaaaatattaaaaagttgtggaaaaagagagagagaatatGAATTTGCTGAGTGAGTTGACAGTAAAAGTGGCTCAATGCCAGCAATGAGAGGTGTGTATAGTGAACGACTTCATCTTTCAACTGTCATCTAAATAAAATAATCCCCAGCTCCCCCACCAAAGATTTTGAAAATGATGCTGATTTGACACGTAAAACTATTAATTaagattttatattattaatttattgtttaatttatgttaaatcaaaaataaattaattatttctgttaaaatttttatttatttttattgttaaaagttGACATAGTTAATAGAATAACCATACAGTTATTATATTATTTCGATGTATAATGActagtttttaacaatagaaatgaaTAGAACGTTTAATGACGAATCAACTTGCTCTTTGATCTATTTTATGatgattaatttattcaattttaaataGAAAACAAAATGTAATTCAACTCTTAGTACAAAAGTTTTAACTATACTTTTACCGATTTCACTTTGTTGGCAaagtttaaaactttaaaatttgagtaaattCAAGTTTCGTGATTAGCGTGTATGAGTTTTGTTTATATTCTCGTTCATTATTTGtttgtattttatattatatttgtgattatattatatttatattttgatttttttaaaaatcaaaatgatttaaattaaaattaactaaacttcAATTTCAAATGGTTTAAATTAAAATGGTTAGATTTGAAATAAGAAATTTTGTATTAAAagaacttaattaaattatttaattaaccgATAGAGTAAAACAACTTAAATTCAATTGTTAAATTGTAAGAAGAGTTAAAATCAACATTTGTACACTTAATCGAagaataaaaatgtttaaattaaattattaatttgtgaatttgaaaaaatatTTAGACTTTTCCATGGGTCGACTAAGTAAAAATTTAAGCTCATATTTTAGGTCCGAATTTAGCTTGAAAATGAATCTAAAATTGTGCCTAAGTACAAccgaataaaaatattaaaaccgtGTCCAATctacattaatttttttatacaaaaatataatatatcaaaatactaaagccattaaaataaatgtttctcaacaaacaaaaaattaaaaaatatacttaaataacactaagttaAGAGCAACTTAAcaagaaattttttaaaatactaacaaaattaataataaaataaaagttatacaatatctaaataataacaataaaatagtatcaATATAATAGTAGAATGATAGcagaacaataaaaaaaaaataatagttgTATTCTTTTTCCTGCAAATTCAAGCTAGGTCAAACTTagctcaaataaaaaaaatttacccaAAGCCCAGCCTATTTTAAAAACAGACCTTATTGTTTTGTCTAAACCCATTTTTCAGtttatatttttacctaaaccctcTCATTTTTAAAATAGACCCTCAAGTTGGACAGAATGGCCTGACCCATCAACAAATCtaaaaaattatttactttaataataatattagttTAATCGATCAAAATCCACTATGAATAACAATTAAAATatcgaaatctaaaaaaaaaaaattaaatataagcaGAAATATTCCATAAATTTTCAACAATAATACATAAAGCTCACTATCCATATTGCTAGAAACATGCAAAATGAACCAACATAATTTCCCGTACGTATGATACATAATAAAGATGATACGCAATTTCTACGAAAGAAAACATCGCTAActcgatttgatttgaaaaaaacTTTGGCATTAGCAACTCACAAGAATGTCATCGACATATACGAGTGCTTTCACTCCATCTGTTTTCTTCCTCCAAACCCTAAATCACATTGTAGAAGCCCTTTCTCATTGTATGGAAAGGAACAAAAACCATGCCTATAGAAAACATTAGTAACATCATCAAATCGAAAAACCCCGATGTTGGATTCCGAGACTACACAAACGAATCAAATGTGACAAAAAGGAAAAAACCGAATCCATACATAAGCAAGCAAACAAGCATTACTTTTAGTACGAGAAAAGAAGGTAAAAGACACGGTGACGGTTATTCAAAACCTCGTCATTTGCACTCAACAATAGCTTCGGCGGCCCGTTGAGGTTTGTTTTTGCGCCTGCTACCATTTTGTCGATACCCCACAGGTTTAATCGAATCATTGGTGCTTAACTCTGTCGTAATCCCATTTTCTTTCGCCTGCATTGACCTTTTCCGTTTCCGTCCGTTCTCCGTGACAGCTTGATTTTTCGTCTCCTTGATTGGAACTGAACCTTTTACATCACCACTATCTTCTTCTGTCTTCTCCACTTTGAGTTCCTCGATGATTTCATCGTCGCCACTCCCGGGATCTTCACGAGACGAAACAACAACAGCCTGCTTCTTTACTTTTCCTCTACCTCTTCTCATTGTACAAATTAATCACTTTCCAAAGCAATTTCAAACAAATTAACAAGGTTTCTGTGATTGTAAAGAAACAACAACATCGATTCAGTAAAAAAATTCGACGTTCGTACGATTACACGAAATACATATCATGCTAACAATACATTTGAGTAAACTATCAGTTGAATTACAAAAATTAAACAGAAAGGAAGTCACTTAGATTCTAAATTGATCTCTGAACTTAAAAATCTTCTGAGTCCTTCAAGTATCAGTAGTATATCAATCAAGTCCTTAAATCAAATTATAAACACTTGTGCACTTATTATATCGGCAACTTGAAATCTAAAGGGTTAAAAAGAACAATGTCCCTAAGATTTAAGAAGGCTAACAAAGGCATCAAATCCAATTCGTCAATACAGTAAATACATACGTGTTTTAAATATGTTTCATGTCATATTTGAGCTGCATTTAACGCTTAAGCTAATGACTAAGCCAACGGAAAAACTTGATCGATACCAGGGGCGAACGGAGGGGGGCAGGCAGGGGCAATGGCcctccctaaaatgaaaaattgcaGCTTTAGACCACCAAAATTCATAAAATCCTAAGttaatatatggtaaaattataGTTTGACCCCCCAAAAATGCTAGgatttcgatttaatccttttgaaAACCATAAAGATATAAGCCAATAcaatgatgaaattatattttaactctcCTAATAATATATAACTTAATCTTGCCAAAAATTTCTTGCTTCGGCCCTAGTTGATATGATATAGACCAGCTTAAAATCCGGATCATAGTTCAAGTACTTCTAGAGATATTAAccctaaattaaatgaaaaacatTCATGTAATCATTCCATCATTACAAACAAAATCATTCACCTCTTCTTAGCTTATCTTGCAAAAGATATAACAAAAGAAActgtatgtgtatgtgtgtgtgtatgcatatatacatatatataaagttCCCATTTCTAAGAAACTTCGAAGAACTCACCTAAACCAGAAGAGAAAATCCTAAATGATTCATCCAACAACAGATTTTGCCCCTTTTGAAATCAATAAGAAATGAAATTTTCCTGGATTTCGAATCCTCTTTCTATTTCCCTACATTTTCTGggaaaaaaataataatcaaaaGCATAAGAAAGAGAGTAAAGCAACCTAATTTCAAACTGTATTAAAACCAACAATAAATCCATGTAATCTTCAATTTTCAGTAACTAACTAACAAAAGATTGAGTAAAGCAAAAGCCTTATTCATGTTTTTTTTCAATTAAGCCCATAAAGATTTCAAATCTATAACCCAAAATAGCTATATATATTCTTCATTGACTAAATTACACCACCAAACACAGCTTTAACTTCACATAAAGCAAGTACAacataaatgaaatgatgaagcTTACCTTGAAATATAGATCAATAATCTGCATCTTTGAAACAAATCCCATTGTATAAATCAATGAAGCTACTAAATCCCCAATAAAAAAAGTTGGGTTTTTTGCTCTTTCTTTCAatggatttttttttcaaatgagAAAGCCATTAAAGAACAAAACGGAagcttcttttttatttttttaactatGATCTGAATGAGAAACAGAGGGGAAAAAACCCAGATCAGATTATGTGGTGTAAGttaaaaaagatgaacaattaggaaatttttttggagaaaaaataaaataaaatcagagGCTTTTTTGCTTTGCTTACTGTTTAGGAAGAAATTTATGAATCTTGTGTTCACCCTTTTTTATTAGATCATTTTATCTCAAGTTTGACTGTGGGTGTGTGTTTGGGTGGGTTTGACTTACACGTGTGCGGTGATTACAGCTTAACTTTAGTGTTTGCACACTGTATTTTCACCCGTTGGATTGGGATTCTGTGAGCTTGGGGTTGGTTTTTGAATTCATACGCCAACGCCTGACAAAAACTCCTTTtgatttggaaaaataaaaattaaaaaataaattaaaataattcgatTTGAATTATTCTAGTCAATTTTAATAAGTAATTTGAGTTCGAATctagttaaattttacaattcaaataataaattaatacaaATACTCTTTTGGtccttttcaattttaaaatgaataaattagtctctttctcaacaaaaattacaaaaattcaaaatttatattttttataaattataaaatatgaaaaatctaaaatatatattaaaattttaaataataattttttctaaaataataattttattgacctaaataagttaattaatgatttaagttatcatactaaagtattttttattttgttttgaaaaattttcaaatatatatggtttcaaatttatgtgctctaatatggaattagttatactgtaacaagattttaatttgacatattttaattttttaaatttaactcgaataatttcACTCGATTCAACTCAATTCAGttcgaaaaaatttcaaattaagttagaataataaaataggacTTGTCAACTCAATTAATTCAAGTCTTTTTATTCGACTCGATTTGATCGAACGTTCACCTTTATGGaaaattatcttttttttttgtaaatgtgCTTGataggaaagagaaaaaaatgaaaaaaaaacgaAATAATTTGCTCTTCATCTATTGCTAGATAAAGTTGAAAAAcgaaaggaaagaaaataaaacatttggaaaatgaataattttgaactaatatGCACTtatttctcattttcttttctctcGTCATTCCAAGTaagaataattaatttttatgcaTTATGATGGAAAATTGTCATCTCtcctattttcttttctctcatttttcttctcAACCAAACATACTCAAATTTCATTCTCTACTTTATCACCCAACCAAAGACACTCTTAATGCTTGTTCGAATTATAGATTCATGAGTTACGAAGAAATTTTTTACAATTCATGAAAATCTTTTTAAGGTTCGTGATTATAATAATATCATTTTCAAAGTTCTTCTTAAGAATGCAACGTGCATTACCTTTGCatctatattcaaatataaatttaaatttgagtttaagTAAAAGTATGTATTGGattgaatatatttatttatttttaaaatttttaggatTATTAAAATTGGTAAAAGCACATTTGCAGTCTCTCACAATTTTAATATTGAGCAAATTAGTCCTTCTAAAAATGGAGTAATTTAATCCCTATCAATTTTAAAAGTAAACAATTAAGGACAATTAATCACTATGTTAATATTTTCCatcaattatatataatttataccagtataatatcaaatttagccctGGATGCCTTTATATTCTATGTAActattgatagaatgtgtaaatgtTATAGGCTAACCGTTAAATCAAGATCAAATTGATGAACACGTAAATTTTAaagctaaatttttattaaactaataaaaGTATCTACTATTTATCATAATTGCTCGAATTTAAGAAAAAAGGAtcgatttatttaatattaaaatcgaaagaaattaaaatcaaaatataaatccaaTAATGAAAATTGACGtcataaaaacttaaaaaaaaaactgtaaCATGATTCAATGAATTATCGTTGAATTATATAATCCAAACTCTTCATTTACATGCACAGCTCTTTACATCTCCTACTTAAAGTAAAGAAAACACTAATTATTTCTCGAGAAAAGAATGCCCAAAATCAAAGATCCAATCCTTAAAAAAACCAAACAAAGAAATGATGAACAAACTGATCAAAACGAAGCTAGTTCTGGGTAGGATTCGAAACACTAGTTGGTGCTTCCCTTAAACTTGGCTCCACAGCTTTCTTGGGCTCTTCAATGGCGCCACCATTGATGAACTTGCTTTGAGTTTTACCAGTaggaaatgaagaagaagaagacaatACCATCTTTCTTGAAATCTGATACATTTCTCCATGGCAGGTGAGACTCAATGAAGAACATATTAAGAATATGTGAAATATAATTAAAGCATGGAAAGATATTGAATTCATTAGAATTTCAGAGAAGGAGAAGAGGAAGAAAAGATTACAGTGAATTAAAGAGAGAAAATAAATGATTCAAAAGGATCTGGAAAACTTTGGAGTTGGTTTGTTTTTAAGGGTCAAGAACATGCATGCGTGCTCTTTTTGCACGTGGTATGCCCATAAGCCCTCCACTagcatatcatatatatatatatatatatataatttaacttAAACAAAATAAATAGAATATTAAATTTGAGCACTCCACTagcatatcatatatatatatatatatatatatatataatttaacttaaacaaaataaatagaatattaaattttatttattacaaaTAATTAGTATGTGAAATTATATATAGGTTTTATATATCTTTTAAGAGAGGTTCGAATTTAaattatgatagtaaaaataaattatcattttaatagtttatacatttataattttaaatgattaaaatcaaataatattttgagggctaaagtgtaattttaccattattaatttaaaattttataaattataaagaagtCCTTTTATGGGGCTAGGGCTAGAGATGTGCAAAGGCGGGCCGGGCCGGTCTCAACTAAAAAGTTAGGCTCGTTTCTAGGCTATGGCTTGGCTCGCCAAAAAATAGGCCAAAAATTTTTCCAAGCCgacccaaataaaaatattaaaacttggGCTCGGCTCgcctatattaatttttatattatttttacataatttaaaatatatataatacatcaaaataaatatttcccaataaattgaaaataaattttaaaaaatatgtatgcttaaataacactaagataaatgcaaattaacaagcaaatgcctctaaaataataacaaaattaacaataaaataagttttatacaatatccaaacaataacaataaaataatagtacataatagtaaaattgtagcaaaatagggaggaaacaaaaagaaaataatatttcCTTCAGTGAATTCAGGCCGGGCCCTAGCCAAAAATGTCTTATCCGAGGTTCGACCTGTTTTTTAAACGAACTTTATTTTTTTGTCTAACCCATTTTTCATGCGTATATTTTTACTTAAATCCTCTCACATTTCAAGCAAGCATTCAGGTAAAGCCGAATTACACTCATTTCATAAAAAGGCCAAATGTAGAAGTATACATGTTGTCTATAGCCAATGGTCCACAAAGGAAAAAAAACTTATGAAATGGTACGAGAGCCATAACCCCTTCCCATGCAAAATGGAGTTTCATAACTATGCATAGATCAAACTTAAAGTGTTATACTAAATTCAAGAGTAATTTTGGTTTGGTTTTGTAAGATTTtctcaaatttttttatattaaattttgattttaattttttttacttgaaGAAAGATCATCAAAAGAAAAGATTCAAAAACAAGAGACattaaagaaaaaaggaaagaaaaaaaaagcaaaaaaaattaaatattattgtgaCAAAAACACTAACAATATTCATGCTATCAACTTTATTCTGATCTTATGTTTCATTTGGTATTTAAATAACATGGATTCAAATTCTATCATCCTCTTGTAGTCTCCAAATgtaataataaagaaaaaaaagtttttgCTATCTAAATATTATGGGTAgatgcatatttaatcatcaaatttcattaagttttcattttagtcattgCAATAAAAAAATTCTCACATATAGCACATTATTAGATAGTTTTCCCGTTTTAGTCTCTCAACTTTAgtaattttcattttggtcactcatCGTTAATTGGGCTAACGACAATGTTACTATACACTCATTTTTTAGTCACccaattttagtaaatttatcaTTGTggtcatttattttaaaaaaaaaaattaattttattttttcaaaagaaaagaaaagagtttttaTAGCGAATTGAGAAAAATCTGTATTTTACTGAGAAaatggtttagggtttagtaAGTCAGTGTGAAATAAAATCTATACCCATTTCAACTTTCAAAAACTCACTTTATAACCCAATGAAAGATGTTTTCGCTATCTCCAGTTTATGGATTTGGATCAAAATTAAgcataattaatattaatatattttttattttctcaaaCTCGTTAGACCCAAAATATGAGTCTAAAATTTTATGCAAGTTTATCCgtatttgtaaattattaacctaaattcattttaaactcactcatatattttttatttttaaaatcacatttatattatttttaatttaatatatttttatatattaaaattttatatataagcaacttaatatttcttttaatatgtttaaattatagtattaaatattattttatatttatgccTCATTTGATTACTACTGTAATAACACTAGGAAGCTGCTTATTTATAAAGTATGTGTTATAATAGTTCTACATAAATAAAAATGTGTTCAATACAAATTTAAAATCGATATTAGATAGATAGGTAATAACTCTTGTAAAAAATAAGACCGCTTAATATAAGTGGAAAATTTACCTTCTATGTGCTACAAGAAATCGTAGGTATGGGTAAATATTATCAATTGATTTAGTTTAATACTAACTCATATAATAAAATGTGTGAAAATAATACTCCTACCAAATGTATTTATGTATTGTAAATTACATAATAGAATAtattagaaacttagaaaatggATAGAGCCAGGCTCAGGCCTTTAATGCTTGAGCCTAAGCCCGCCTTGCATATTAAAGCGGGCCCATTTATTTTATCCATGACCATTTTCGAGCttaatatttttacttaaacCCTCTCAAatttcaaataagtttttaggCTTAGGTGGATAACTCGACCCTAGATTAAATGACCCTATAGTTACCAATGTAAAAGCTCTCTcataaattttgttcaaaaaaaaaaaaaagctctctCATAAAGCTCAAAGGTTTAGATTTACCCCCAGTTGGTTttttaaattaacaaataaaagttGTTCCTAAATACGGATTGTTTTGATCAAGTTCAAATATCAatcttttttaatataattatttttcataGAAGTTGTTCTAAACAAAAGTAATTTGTCGTGATACTTTTTTTGAAAAGAGTGTTTTAAACAATGACTAATCTTGAAAAATAATTGTTGTTTATAACAGTACTTATTTAAAGCAATACTTGTTTTTAATTTTAGTTGTTCTCAAATAACAGTTATATTGAATTACAATTATTCTGAATCAAAGCCCTATTCTAAACATGGTTGTTTCGAATGTAATTAttctcaaaaaaaatattttaaataacaaCTATTTTAAACAAGATTGTAGGAGTTATTCTTTTGGACACGAGCGAATGGGGAGGCATGGGCCTTATCCCCTTCCTCAAATGGAAAATTGTAGCTCCAAGTCactcaaattttataaaatcttaaaataatatgtgataaaattataatatagtctctaaaaatgttaaattttcaatttaatcattttaaaaccaAGCCAACTAAGAAATTGATGATTGGTCTATTCCATCTAGCCCACTTGTTGGAACCTTTATGTAaaatcaaataaatcaaaattttaacttCAATATCACTTCTAACAAGGGGTGAAGCGACAAAACTTTTTTAGGActtagatgaaattttaattttaaagagggttaaaatataattttatttttattaatttaaaattttaaaaagttaaaaacttaaataaaaatttttcattttagggtcCCACCCCTAGATTCCCCTTATGCTTTTAACAAAACACAATTGAAACTTCGTATAATCACTTTCTTCCTTAATTAAAGAAGATGGGTGACtagcttttttttttatatctaCCTCCTTTATTAGTATACCCAATTAATTAGAAGTATAATGTGAAATTAaaggattttattttttatataatctggattatataaataataaaaaataaaaataattttacaattttatagataattatttaaattattgctATACTCtttaatacaaaaataataattattgctaaattaaatttaaataataaaatattagcatataaaatgtatacataattactgactaaattataaaaatataaaaacataagtATACTTTTCGCTAATCAAATTTCCTTTCTTTAATTACAACACTTCACATCCACTAATTACTTATACggatctttcttttcttttcttcagtaaataattatttattccaATGCCAAAAAGTATTCATAATTTATAATTACAACATTTCACTTTCTActaatatatttttctttcttattaataattatgttgatgatattttatatttattagattATTACATACTCATTATATgggtgaaaaataaaattatatatatatatatatatatatatatatagaaagatA
This is a stretch of genomic DNA from Gossypium arboreum isolate Shixiya-1 chromosome 11, ASM2569848v2, whole genome shotgun sequence. It encodes these proteins:
- the LOC108473520 gene encoding uncharacterized protein LOC108473520, whose product is MRRGRGKVKKQAVVVSSREDPGSGDDEIIEELKVEKTEEDSGDVKGSVPIKETKNQAVTENGRKRKRSMQAKENGITTELSTNDSIKPVGYRQNGSRRKNKPQRAAEAIVECK